One window from the genome of Thalassospira xiamenensis M-5 = DSM 17429 encodes:
- a CDS encoding antitoxin of toxin-antitoxin stability system, translating to MSAFDPEKSLAKRTGFLRGEILVPDDFDRMGSDEIEEMFGLR from the coding sequence ATGTCTGCGTTTGATCCCGAGAAGTCCCTTGCCAAACGGACGGGATTCCTTCGCGGTGAAATTCTGGTTCCGGACGATTTCGACAGAATGGGATCGGACGAGATCGAAGAAATGTTTGGTCTGCGCTGA
- a CDS encoding type II toxin-antitoxin system VapC family toxin, with product MKLLLDTHLILWAAGEPEKLPSGAVDLIENAESELLFSAASLWEIAIKSGLGRDDFRVNARLLRRGLIDNGYSELPITGEHTLMIDTLPSIHKDPFDRLLVAQAISEGIVLLTSDDLVAKYAGLVRLV from the coding sequence ATGAAGCTTTTACTCGATACGCACTTGATCCTTTGGGCAGCAGGAGAACCGGAAAAGCTTCCATCTGGCGCAGTTGATCTGATCGAAAACGCTGAGAGCGAATTGCTTTTCAGCGCGGCCAGTCTTTGGGAAATCGCAATCAAGTCCGGGCTGGGGCGAGATGATTTTCGGGTGAATGCGCGGCTATTGCGTCGAGGGTTAATTGATAATGGATACTCCGAATTGCCTATCACTGGCGAACATACGCTTATGATCGATACTTTACCGTCTATTCACAAGGATCCGTTTGATCGGCTTCTGGTTGCTCAGGCGATATCGGAAGGGATAGTGCTTCTGACATCGGATGATCTGGTCGCGAAATATGCAGGGCTGGTACGTTTGGTCTGA